Proteins from a genomic interval of Streptomyces fodineus:
- a CDS encoding VWA domain-containing protein: MGILTLLRNAFGRSRKGRAAEAEGADRLPTRPEPTVPEPRTSSPEEHELVSAAFDKVKVPHPSTPEADTTPSTEPGSTETADTEPEADANTELKAEQTARPEAGKPAATETETEQQAEPEAGKTAEPDSSKTAEAQTEQQAEPETGKTAEPEAEQQAEPEAGKTAEPEAGKTAEAQTEQQAEPETGKTAEPEAEQQAEPEAGKTAEPEAGKTAESETEQQAEPEPGQTAQADTEQQAEPEPGKTPEAEAGKTAQAETEQQAEPEVGDATAPQAADGEDAPQGPPAPDDETRTGGAGGNTTAEGEAEADIEPHTEKTPEPEAQQVAEPVPTPAEEIAVPAEETTTPQAAEGEAEADIEPQAEETAETEAAHAEAPQATGKKTPATSPTKIRSRTPSLATAYKAATVTLKKTDLTGTRAKLYLVLDRSASMRPYYKDGSAQALADQTLALAAHLDPEATVHVVFFSTEVDGTTDLTLTPDHETKIDDVHAGLGRMGRTSYHAAVEAVLGHYDKNAAPGTPALVVFQTDGAPDAKTPATQSLTAAETTHPAVFFSFVAFGEHDNKAFDYLRKLKSANTSFFHAGPTPRELTDTELYEGVLTAWRP; the protein is encoded by the coding sequence ATGGGCATTCTCACTCTCCTGCGGAACGCATTCGGCCGCTCACGCAAGGGGCGCGCCGCCGAGGCAGAGGGTGCGGACCGCCTGCCGACACGACCGGAACCCACCGTCCCTGAGCCCCGCACCTCGTCCCCCGAGGAACACGAACTGGTCTCAGCGGCCTTCGACAAGGTGAAGGTCCCCCACCCTTCGACACCGGAGGCGGACACGACACCCAGCACCGAGCCGGGGTCAACGGAAACGGCCGACACCGAGCCGGAGGCCGACGCCAACACCGAGCTGAAGGCAGAGCAGACGGCAAGGCCGGAGGCCGGCAAACCAGCTGCCACCGAGACCGAGACCGAGCAGCAGGCAGAGCCGGAGGCCGGAAAGACGGCAGAGCCGGACTCCAGCAAGACAGCTGAGGCCCAGACCGAGCAGCAGGCAGAGCCGGAAACCGGAAAGACGGCAGAGCCGGAGGCCGAGCAGCAGGCGGAGCCGGAGGCCGGAAAGACGGCAGAGCCGGAGGCCGGCAAGACAGCTGAGGCCCAGACCGAGCAGCAGGCAGAGCCGGAAACCGGAAAGACGGCAGAGCCGGAGGCCGAGCAGCAGGCGGAGCCGGAGGCCGGAAAGACGGCAGAGCCGGAGGCCGGCAAGACAGCTGAGTCCGAGACCGAGCAGCAGGCAGAGCCGGAGCCCGGGCAGACGGCTCAGGCCGACACCGAGCAGCAGGCAGAGCCGGAGCCCGGCAAGACGCCAGAGGCGGAGGCCGGCAAGACGGCTCAGGCCGAGACCGAGCAGCAGGCGGAGCCGGAAGTCGGCGACGCAACCGCCCCGCAAGCCGCCGACGGCGAGGACGCCCCGCAGGGGCCACCCGCACCCGACGACGAGACCCGCACGGGTGGTGCGGGTGGGAACACGACCGCCGAAGGCGAAGCCGAGGCGGACATCGAACCGCACACCGAGAAGACCCCCGAGCCTGAGGCACAGCAGGTCGCGGAGCCGGTGCCGACGCCGGCCGAGGAGATTGCCGTACCGGCCGAAGAGACGACCACCCCGCAAGCCGCCGAAGGCGAAGCCGAGGCGGACATCGAACCGCAGGCCGAGGAGACCGCCGAGACGGAGGCCGCACACGCCGAAGCGCCGCAGGCAACCGGCAAGAAGACCCCCGCCACCTCCCCCACCAAGATCAGGTCCCGCACCCCCTCCCTCGCCACCGCCTACAAGGCCGCCACGGTCACCCTCAAGAAGACCGACCTCACCGGCACCCGAGCAAAGCTCTACCTCGTGCTCGACCGCTCCGCGAGCATGCGCCCGTACTACAAGGACGGCTCCGCCCAGGCCCTCGCCGACCAGACCCTCGCCCTCGCCGCCCATCTGGACCCCGAGGCCACGGTCCACGTCGTCTTCTTCTCCACGGAGGTCGACGGCACCACCGACCTCACCCTCACCCCGGACCACGAGACGAAGATCGACGACGTCCACGCCGGCCTCGGCCGCATGGGCCGTACCAGCTACCACGCCGCCGTAGAGGCCGTACTCGGCCACTACGACAAGAACGCCGCCCCCGGCACCCCCGCCCTGGTCGTCTTCCAGACCGACGGCGCCCCCGACGCCAAGACCCCCGCCACCCAGTCCCTCACCGCGGCCGAGACGACCCACCCCGCCGTCTTCTTCTCCTTCGTCGCCTTCGGAGAGCACGACAACAAGGCCTTCGACTACCTCCGCAAG